A single genomic interval of Chryseobacterium paludis harbors:
- a CDS encoding T9SS type B sorting domain-containing protein, translated as MRKLLLIFILFLSQLYFSQSDCITAIPVCGNSDISYNPSNHGTIAEPTSNSCLNLEHFSVWYVFTAATTGTIEFTITPYTVPNVFQYDYDFAVYGPNIDCATWDFGNAIRCNFSGTSGATGLSSTITGDKWEAPLDVIAGETYYLLIDNYLPDNPYGFSLTWGGTAALTSPFNDPALTPNPFIAPGVPGPTPDSPNEILKCALPSSFDFNTLTAGIINGNPNFSITYHSDNNDAITGNNPLPTPTVVNGTTIYYYRITYTDPTNPDNPINKCFITGKFKFRQGNIVAKDATLFECNNNGAGTATYNLTLADTFSDPTAIKKYYPTLADLNAGTNQIMNPAAYVSAEKKVYVKVTSTEGCSDDSEITLKFHPVVVVNDATIESCYIDTNITTASFDLTTANVSNQAPITKKFYTTLANAVSGTSPIANPLAYVSTNGEVYVKVFNANLCYAIAKITLKVLPPVKSNVLKDVTICLEDKTTLDAGPGFDGYEWSTGATTQAITNVPVGSYWVKLKTGICYTVQQVNVYASQQPVITSVDISNNTITVNVSGGKAPYKYSLDGVNWQDSNVFTGLPRGENKIYVIDSFDCTPIDIQVTVPNLVNAITPNGDNVNDYVDYSELGYKKNLVFIVYDRYGNKLYEADKMRGYRWDGTSGGKKIITGTYWFTISWNENDKNNTQTNYSGWILVKNRE; from the coding sequence ATGAGAAAATTACTACTTATTTTTATTTTATTTTTGTCCCAATTATATTTTTCACAATCGGACTGTATTACTGCAATTCCGGTATGTGGAAACTCAGACATTTCCTATAATCCAAGTAATCATGGTACTATTGCGGAACCAACATCAAATAGTTGTTTAAATTTAGAACACTTTTCTGTTTGGTATGTATTTACTGCCGCAACTACAGGAACGATTGAATTTACCATAACTCCATATACGGTCCCTAATGTATTTCAATACGATTATGACTTCGCGGTATATGGACCAAACATTGATTGTGCTACCTGGGATTTTGGTAATGCAATCAGATGTAATTTCTCTGGTACAAGCGGAGCAACGGGATTAAGTTCTACAATAACAGGAGACAAATGGGAAGCACCGTTGGATGTAATTGCTGGAGAAACATACTATCTTCTTATAGATAACTATCTTCCAGACAATCCTTATGGTTTTTCTTTAACCTGGGGAGGAACTGCTGCTCTGACTTCTCCATTTAACGACCCTGCATTAACCCCTAATCCATTTATCGCACCAGGAGTGCCTGGTCCTACACCAGATTCTCCTAATGAGATTTTAAAATGTGCACTACCAAGTTCATTTGATTTTAATACTTTAACTGCAGGAATTATAAATGGTAATCCTAATTTTTCGATAACCTATCATAGTGATAACAATGATGCGATAACAGGAAACAACCCTTTACCTACTCCCACAGTTGTAAATGGAACCACTATTTATTATTACAGAATAACATATACCGACCCAACGAATCCCGACAACCCGATTAATAAATGTTTTATAACTGGGAAGTTTAAATTCAGGCAAGGTAATATTGTCGCCAAAGATGCTACTCTTTTCGAATGTAATAACAATGGTGCTGGAACTGCAACCTATAATTTAACATTGGCTGATACCTTTAGTGATCCAACTGCGATAAAGAAATACTATCCTACATTAGCTGATTTAAATGCTGGGACTAATCAGATTATGAATCCAGCAGCCTATGTTTCAGCTGAAAAGAAAGTGTATGTAAAAGTAACTTCAACAGAAGGATGTTCAGATGACTCTGAGATCACTTTAAAATTCCATCCTGTTGTAGTAGTTAATGATGCTACTATCGAATCTTGTTATATAGATACTAATATAACGACAGCATCATTTGATTTAACCACTGCTAATGTCTCAAATCAAGCACCGATTACTAAAAAGTTTTATACTACACTGGCCAATGCTGTAAGTGGAACAAGCCCAATAGCTAATCCTCTGGCGTACGTCTCTACTAACGGTGAGGTATATGTAAAAGTATTCAATGCTAACTTATGTTATGCTATTGCTAAAATTACCCTTAAAGTTTTACCTCCGGTAAAATCTAACGTTCTGAAGGATGTTACTATTTGTTTAGAAGATAAGACAACGTTAGATGCAGGACCTGGTTTCGACGGGTATGAATGGAGCACGGGAGCAACAACCCAAGCCATTACGAATGTACCTGTAGGATCTTATTGGGTAAAGTTAAAAACAGGAATTTGCTACACGGTACAGCAAGTAAATGTATATGCTTCGCAACAACCCGTTATTACGAGTGTTGATATTTCAAACAATACAATTACAGTAAATGTTTCAGGAGGCAAAGCGCCATATAAATACTCTCTAGATGGTGTTAACTGGCAGGATTCAAATGTATTCACAGGTCTTCCTAGAGGAGAAAACAAAATCTATGTTATAGATTCTTTTGACTGTACACCTATTGATATTCAAGTAACAGTTCCAAATTTAGTTAATGCTATCACTCCAAATGGAGACAACGTAAATGATTATGTAGACTACTCTGAATTAGGATACAAGAAAAATCTCGTTTTCATTGTTTATGATAGATACGGAAATAAATTGTACGAGGCTGATAAAATGAGAGGATACAGATGGGATGGTACTTCTGGTGGTAAAAAAATTATAACCGGTACTTATTGGTTCACGATCTCATGGAACGAAAATGATAAAAACAATACTCAAACGAATTATAGCGGATGGATATTGGTAAAAAACAGAGAATAA
- a CDS encoding T9SS type B sorting domain-containing protein, which translates to MKKTLLFIAFLVSHIFFAQNNDCSTAIPICSNADITLTPTGTGNSDEGNAGCLGGENNSIWFTFSTLTAGTLTFAIDPVNNVDYDWALYGPNNTCAEIQTIMPLRCSYDSPSPGQYITGLNLTSLDTSEDAGTDNLGNPSDGMVKYIDVLPGQVYYLLVDQFSGASSQFSLTFGGSAGLLTPFGDPVLQPYPFVTPGPNHDGILDICNLNFDFSTLTSGILNGNPSFIIKYYKTATDALDDVNPIIGQTVVNPATTYTYVISYFDPTSPASFLNKCKEFGTIKFVDRSFTLTPGSLTSCSNNNSGTGTYDLSTADVGAGAIPGLTFQYYPSLADANNGTSEITNPYVYVAPSGSAYVKATNQFGCTAIAEIKLNFHPIVTVLEPTIRSCFIETNPSTALFNLPAAIVTSLSGTTKKYYPSMTDAVNATNEILPAAAAAYVAPNGVVYVRVSNSNNCFTVAKITLIVLPPVKSTVLVDKIICMEDRTTLDAGPGFASYLWSTGATTQAITDVPVGTYWVKLKTGECITTQTVTVHPTEQPVITNVDISTNTITVNVIGGTPPYKYSIDNINWQDSNVFNNIPRGDTQIYVKDSYDCEPIDVTVVVPNLINVITPNNDGINDVIDYSALAGKQNLVLSIFDRYGAKIFQADKTNGYKWDGTTNGNKKVSTGTYWYSVTWNENDKKNTPIKFSSWIMVKNRE; encoded by the coding sequence ATGAAAAAAACATTACTCTTTATAGCCTTTTTGGTATCTCATATTTTTTTCGCACAAAATAACGACTGCTCAACAGCAATACCTATCTGTAGTAATGCAGATATTACCCTTACACCCACTGGAACCGGAAACAGTGATGAAGGGAATGCAGGTTGTTTAGGCGGAGAAAACAACTCTATTTGGTTTACCTTCAGTACACTTACTGCAGGTACTTTGACATTTGCGATTGATCCTGTTAATAATGTGGATTATGACTGGGCTCTTTATGGCCCTAATAACACCTGTGCAGAGATTCAAACCATAATGCCACTCAGATGCTCTTATGATTCGCCATCACCTGGACAGTACATAACAGGACTTAACCTCACTTCACTTGATACATCGGAAGATGCAGGTACTGATAATTTAGGAAACCCATCAGATGGTATGGTAAAATATATCGATGTTCTGCCAGGACAAGTATATTATCTGTTAGTTGATCAATTTTCCGGCGCCAGCTCACAGTTTTCACTAACCTTCGGAGGATCTGCAGGATTACTTACTCCTTTTGGAGATCCTGTTTTACAGCCATATCCGTTTGTTACACCTGGCCCAAATCATGATGGTATTCTTGACATTTGTAATTTAAATTTTGATTTCTCTACTTTGACTTCAGGAATATTAAATGGTAACCCTAGCTTCATTATTAAGTATTATAAAACAGCTACTGATGCTTTGGATGATGTAAATCCAATCATTGGCCAAACTGTTGTAAATCCAGCTACAACTTACACTTATGTTATCAGCTATTTTGACCCTACAAGTCCAGCCAGTTTTTTAAATAAGTGCAAAGAATTTGGAACGATAAAATTCGTAGACAGGTCATTCACACTCACTCCAGGATCACTTACTTCCTGTAGTAATAACAACTCCGGAACAGGAACCTATGACTTATCAACTGCAGACGTTGGTGCAGGTGCCATTCCTGGTCTGACATTTCAATATTATCCTTCACTAGCTGATGCTAATAATGGAACAAGTGAAATCACAAACCCTTATGTTTATGTTGCTCCTTCAGGATCTGCCTACGTAAAAGCAACCAATCAGTTTGGATGTACAGCAATAGCCGAAATCAAGCTAAACTTCCATCCAATTGTAACGGTATTAGAACCTACTATAAGATCTTGTTTTATTGAAACAAACCCTTCAACAGCATTGTTTAATCTTCCAGCCGCTATCGTAACATCTCTGTCTGGAACCACTAAAAAATATTACCCATCTATGACAGATGCTGTAAACGCTACAAATGAAATTTTGCCAGCCGCAGCTGCAGCATATGTAGCTCCGAACGGTGTTGTTTACGTTAGGGTATCAAATTCAAACAATTGTTTCACTGTTGCAAAGATTACCTTGATCGTATTACCTCCGGTAAAATCTACAGTTTTGGTTGATAAGATCATCTGTATGGAAGATAGAACAACTTTAGATGCAGGCCCTGGATTTGCTTCTTATTTATGGAGCACCGGTGCTACAACGCAGGCAATTACAGACGTCCCGGTTGGAACTTACTGGGTAAAATTAAAAACAGGAGAATGTATTACAACCCAAACAGTAACAGTTCATCCTACCGAACAACCAGTTATAACGAATGTAGATATTTCAACGAATACCATTACTGTAAATGTTATTGGAGGCACTCCACCTTATAAATATTCAATTGATAATATCAACTGGCAGGATTCAAATGTATTTAATAATATCCCTAGAGGAGATACTCAAATTTATGTGAAAGATTCTTATGATTGTGAACCTATTGACGTCACTGTTGTAGTTCCTAATTTAATTAATGTGATCACTCCTAATAATGATGGTATTAATGATGTAATTGACTATTCTGCGTTAGCAGGCAAGCAAAATTTAGTATTAAGCATATTTGACCGATATGGTGCTAAGATTTTCCAGGCTGATAAAACTAATGGCTATAAGTGGGATGGTACTACCAATGGAAATAAAAAAGTTTCAACTGGAACTTACTGGTATTCTGTAACCTGGAATGAGAATGATAAGAAAAATACGCCTATCAAATTCTCTAGCTGGATTATGGTTAAAAACAGAGAATAA
- a CDS encoding MFS transporter — translation MISFTPLKTLQNIEFRNLLTGRFFIVLAFRMLATLLGWWVYQLTKDPFSIGLIGLSEVIPAVSCALYAGHVIDMNEKKRLLLICNYAYIFLIGLLLIPAFFDVEMHFTGHQITYFIYSVIFFTGIARAFIGPIVPSMIPKIVKKENLPNAVTLNQATFLISSVCGHAAGGILIGFFGVKWTLVVIILLIFTASLFFWQLKKQHSEYKKDSVNVIESMREGISYIFKTKEILGALCLDMFAVLFGGAVAMIPVYATDILKVGAEGFGLLNAASDIGSMCIITTLSIIPLRKNQGKILLAVVTGFGLCIIGFGLSNIYWLSFMFLVLSGMLDGISVVIRGTIVQLKTPDHIRGRVLSVNSIFIMSSNEMGQFESGLSAKLLGVVRSVVFGGTMTVLIALIVGSTNSKLRKMQY, via the coding sequence ATGATTTCCTTTACTCCGTTAAAAACACTACAAAATATTGAATTTAGAAATCTTCTTACGGGAAGATTTTTTATCGTTTTAGCCTTCAGAATGCTTGCTACCTTACTTGGATGGTGGGTATATCAATTAACAAAAGATCCATTTTCAATAGGATTAATAGGTCTTTCAGAGGTCATACCAGCTGTTAGCTGCGCATTATATGCAGGACATGTAATTGATATGAATGAGAAAAAAAGGCTTTTATTAATTTGCAATTATGCCTATATATTCCTCATAGGCTTGCTTCTTATTCCTGCTTTTTTTGATGTTGAAATGCATTTTACAGGCCATCAGATCACCTATTTTATTTATAGTGTGATTTTTTTTACAGGAATCGCAAGAGCTTTTATTGGCCCAATCGTTCCATCGATGATCCCAAAAATTGTAAAAAAAGAAAATCTACCTAATGCAGTAACTCTCAACCAGGCTACATTTCTGATATCTTCAGTGTGTGGACATGCAGCTGGAGGTATTTTGATAGGCTTTTTTGGCGTAAAATGGACATTAGTAGTTATTATCTTATTAATTTTCACAGCATCTCTCTTTTTCTGGCAACTTAAAAAACAACATTCTGAATATAAAAAAGACAGTGTAAATGTTATAGAAAGCATGCGCGAAGGTATTTCGTACATATTCAAGACCAAAGAAATTTTGGGAGCACTGTGTTTAGATATGTTTGCTGTCCTTTTTGGTGGTGCTGTAGCTATGATTCCGGTGTATGCTACCGATATATTAAAAGTAGGCGCAGAAGGATTTGGTTTATTAAATGCCGCATCAGACATCGGCTCTATGTGTATTATTACTACTTTATCAATCATTCCGTTAAGAAAGAACCAAGGGAAAATACTTCTTGCTGTGGTTACAGGATTTGGACTTTGCATAATAGGGTTTGGATTATCAAACATATACTGGTTATCATTTATGTTTTTGGTGTTAAGTGGGATGTTGGATGGAATTTCAGTTGTCATACGAGGCACTATTGTACAATTAAAAACACCAGATCACATCAGGGGACGCGTTCTGAGCGTAAATTCTATCTTTATTATGTCTAGTAATGAAATGGGGCAATTTGAAAGTGGATTATCCGCAAAGCTCCTTGGGGTAGTCCGTTCGGTCGTATTTGGCGGAACAATGACCGTACTTATTGCATTAATTGTAGGAAGTACCAATTCTAAACTAAGAAAAATGCAATATTAA